A single genomic interval of Lynx canadensis isolate LIC74 chromosome A2, mLynCan4.pri.v2, whole genome shotgun sequence harbors:
- the CRYGN gene encoding gamma-crystallin N, with protein MAQCSGKITFYEGKHFTGRKLEVYGDCDNFQDRGFMNRVNSIRVESGAWVCYDHPDFRGQQFILEHGNYPDFLCWNGHNDHMGSCRPVGMHGENFRMEIFEGCNFTGQCLEFQDDCPLLQSRGWAKNCVNAVKVYGDGAWVLYEEPNYHGRMYLVERGDFRNYSDWEAHSSRVQSVRRVVNFF; from the exons ATGGCGCAGTGCTCCGGCAAG ATCACCTTCTATGAAGGCAAGCACTTCACGGGACGGAAACTCGAGGTCTATGGGGACTGTGACAACTTCCAGGACCGAGGCTTTATGAACCGGGTGAACTCCATCCGCGTGGAGAGCGGAGCCTGGGTCTGCTACGATCACCCCGACTTCCGGGGCCAACAGTTCATCCTGGAGCACGGCAACTACCCTGACTTCCTCTGCTGGAACGGCCACAACGACCACATGGGGTCCTGCCGGCCCGTGGGGATG CATGGGGAGAATTTCCGCATGGAGATCTTCGAGGGGTGCAACTTCACCGGCCAGTGCCTGGAGTTTCAGGACGACTGTCCCTTACTGCAGAGCCGGGGCTGGGCCAAGAACTGTGTCAACGCTGTCAAGGTGTATGGGGACGGCGC GTGGGTCCTGTACGAGGAGCCCAACTACCACGGCCGCATGTACCTGGTGGAGCGGGGTGACTTCCGCAACTACTCGGACTGGGAGGCCCACAGCTCTCGCGTCCAGTCGGTCCGCAGGGTGGTCAACTTCTTCTAG